The Sphingomonas sinipercae genome contains a region encoding:
- the clpS gene encoding ATP-dependent Clp protease adapter ClpS — MAAGPGRGDGLEDTETGVATRTRPKTKKPSNYKVLMLNDDYTPMEFVVLVLQQFFSMSIEDATKVMLQVHQQGVAVCGVFTYEVAETKVSQVIDFARENQHPLQCTLEKA, encoded by the coding sequence ATGGCGGCCGGCCCCGGCCGCGGCGATGGTCTCGAGGACACCGAAACCGGCGTCGCGACGCGGACCCGGCCGAAGACCAAGAAGCCGTCCAACTACAAAGTGCTGATGCTCAACGACGATTACACGCCGATGGAATTCGTCGTGCTCGTGCTTCAGCAATTCTTTTCGATGAGCATCGAAGACGCGACCAAGGTGATGCTCCAGGTTCACCAGCAGGGCGTCGCCGTCTGCGGCGTCTTCACCTACGAAGTCGCGGAGACGAAAGTCAGCCAGGTCATCGACTTCGCCCGCGAAAACCAGCACCCGCTGCAATGCACGCTGGAGAAGGCTTGA
- a CDS encoding phasin family protein, giving the protein MVAETETAVENAAKAGEAQVKAVAETTKAAAKAGATQAKKAQRKTRRAASTTKSSTRASARKASRKTTQRTARTVRNERNDDVNFQSNNAFAGFNAFPMVNGFEELFSDAAGRTENVATRSRKAVEDLTEITRGNVEAIVEAGRIATAGAQSISQRVIAKNRDSLDRASETVRSLTSARTPADLLQAQAEFLRGSFDRFVAESSELTESMVKLAGEAIQPISNRATVNAERLNELVA; this is encoded by the coding sequence ATGGTTGCTGAAACCGAAACTGCAGTTGAGAACGCCGCCAAGGCTGGCGAAGCTCAGGTCAAGGCCGTGGCCGAGACGACGAAGGCCGCCGCCAAAGCTGGCGCAACCCAGGCCAAGAAGGCGCAGCGCAAGACTCGCCGTGCCGCTTCGACGACCAAATCGTCGACCCGTGCGTCCGCCCGCAAGGCTTCGCGCAAGACCACCCAGCGCACGGCTCGCACCGTTCGCAACGAAAGGAACGATGACGTGAACTTCCAGTCCAACAACGCTTTCGCCGGCTTCAACGCCTTCCCGATGGTCAATGGCTTTGAAGAGCTGTTCAGCGATGCCGCTGGCCGCACCGAAAACGTCGCGACCCGCTCGCGCAAGGCGGTTGAAGATCTGACCGAAATCACCCGCGGCAACGTCGAGGCGATCGTCGAAGCCGGCCGTATCGCCACCGCCGGTGCGCAGTCGATCAGCCAGCGCGTCATCGCCAAGAACCGCGACAGCCTGGACCGGGCTTCCGAAACGGTGCGTTCGCTGACGTCGGCCCGCACCCCGGCCGACCTGCTTCAGGCGCAGGCCGAATTCCTGCGCGGTTCCTTCGACCGCTTCGTTGCGGAAAGCTCGGAACTGACCGAATCGATGGTCAAGCTGGCCGGCGAAGCCATCCAGCCGATTTCGAACCGCGCCACGGTTAACGCCGAGCGTTTGAACGAACTGGTTGCCTGA
- the gmk gene encoding guanylate kinase, giving the protein MDLSEASPGRRRRGLLIVLSSPSGAGKSTLARMLLEADSEITMSVSATTRPMRPGERQDVDYHFVDDAEFDRLIQENELVEWAMVFGYRYGTPKAPVKAALKAGRDIMFDIDWQGARQLEPDFGEHLVTIFLLPPSMTELERRLRARATDSEQVIGERMQRAADEISHWAEYEYVLVNQDMNACLDRVQAIVSAERAKRSSQTGLNAFVRDLIGPAH; this is encoded by the coding sequence ATGGACCTGTCCGAAGCATCTCCCGGCCGGCGCCGCCGCGGTCTCTTGATCGTCCTTTCCTCGCCATCGGGCGCGGGCAAGTCGACCCTGGCGCGGATGCTGCTGGAGGCCGACAGCGAAATCACCATGTCGGTATCGGCGACCACCCGGCCGATGCGCCCCGGCGAGCGGCAAGACGTAGATTATCATTTCGTCGACGATGCCGAGTTCGACCGGCTGATCCAGGAGAATGAGCTGGTCGAGTGGGCGATGGTGTTCGGCTATCGCTACGGCACGCCCAAGGCGCCGGTAAAGGCGGCGCTCAAGGCCGGCCGGGACATCATGTTCGACATCGACTGGCAGGGCGCGCGCCAGCTTGAGCCCGACTTTGGCGAACATCTCGTCACCATCTTCCTGCTGCCGCCGTCGATGACCGAGCTCGAGCGGCGGTTGCGGGCGCGTGCGACCGACAGCGAGCAGGTGATCGGCGAGCGGATGCAGCGCGCCGCGGACGAGATCAGCCACTGGGCCGAATACGAATATGTGCTGGTCAACCAGGACATGAACGCCTGCCTCGACCGGGTCCAGGCGATCGTCAGTGCCGAGCGGGCGAAGCGATCGAGCCAGACGGGCCTTAATGCGTTCGTCCGGGACCTGATCGGCCCCGCGCACTAA
- a CDS encoding ATP12 family chaperone protein, with translation MKRFWKVAEPVESNDGWTIELDGRPVHTPARALLQLPTKALADAIAAEWSGAADTIDPRAMPLTGLANAAVDRIQPDPESFARDLGRYAQGDLACYRAEGPRELVSLQAESWDALLAWGRRRFDVDFQTTSGVMHVDQPIATVERLSHAVASVAPFQLAGLSPLVTIGGSLLAALAVLEKAMTPEAAWGCVTVDGRWQLSQWGADSEARQRLDNNRRDFLAAARFLELLDA, from the coding sequence GTGAAGCGGTTCTGGAAAGTTGCCGAGCCGGTCGAGTCAAACGACGGCTGGACGATCGAGCTCGACGGCCGGCCGGTGCATACGCCCGCGCGCGCATTGCTCCAGCTGCCGACGAAGGCGCTGGCGGACGCGATCGCGGCCGAATGGAGCGGCGCTGCCGACACCATCGACCCGCGCGCAATGCCGCTAACCGGGCTTGCCAATGCGGCGGTCGATCGAATCCAGCCCGACCCCGAAAGCTTTGCCCGCGATCTTGGCCGCTACGCCCAGGGCGACCTTGCCTGCTACCGCGCCGAAGGACCGCGTGAATTGGTCTCGCTCCAGGCTGAAAGCTGGGACGCCCTGCTGGCCTGGGGCCGCCGCCGGTTCGATGTCGATTTCCAGACGACGAGCGGCGTCATGCACGTCGACCAGCCCATTGCGACGGTAGAGCGGCTCAGCCACGCGGTGGCCTCGGTCGCGCCCTTCCAGTTGGCTGGCCTGTCGCCGCTCGTGACCATCGGCGGCTCGCTGCTTGCCGCCCTCGCCGTGCTCGAAAAAGCGATGACGCCCGAAGCGGCATGGGGCTGCGTCACGGTCGATGGCCGCTGGCAACTCAGCCAGTGGGGCGCGGATTCGGAGGCGCGGCAGCGGCTCGACAACAATCGCCGCGATTTTCTCGCCGCCGCGCGGTTCCTAGAGCTGCTCGACGCTTAG
- a CDS encoding HAD-IA family hydrolase, whose translation MNKLAIFDCDGTLVDSGAAIYRALKDAFALHGAALPHPDVSRRVIGLSLNEAMAALLPDEDAATHRALSESYKSCFQQARAEGRVEEPLYDGVLDLLDELELDGWLLAVATGKSDRGLDRCLQSHGIHARFISLQTADRHASKPHPSMALTAMADAGAAADTTVVIGDTSFDMGMAKAAGAAGIGVAWGYHAAEELQAAGAFSVADHPGEVAPLATLALERSRG comes from the coding sequence ATGAACAAGCTTGCCATCTTCGATTGCGACGGCACCCTGGTCGACAGCGGCGCGGCCATCTACCGCGCGCTCAAGGATGCCTTCGCGCTGCATGGCGCGGCCTTGCCACACCCGGACGTCAGCCGGCGCGTCATCGGCCTCAGCCTGAACGAGGCGATGGCCGCCTTGCTCCCGGACGAAGATGCGGCGACTCATCGCGCGCTGTCCGAAAGTTACAAAAGCTGTTTCCAGCAGGCTCGGGCCGAGGGCCGGGTGGAGGAGCCGCTGTATGACGGCGTGCTCGACCTGCTCGACGAGCTGGAGCTGGACGGATGGCTGCTTGCGGTCGCCACCGGCAAGTCCGACCGCGGCCTCGACCGCTGCCTTCAAAGCCATGGCATCCACGCCCGCTTCATCTCTCTGCAGACCGCCGACCGCCATGCGTCAAAGCCGCACCCAAGCATGGCGCTGACCGCCATGGCTGACGCCGGCGCGGCGGCGGACACCACCGTGGTCATCGGCGACACCTCGTTCGACATGGGCATGGCCAAGGCTGCCGGTGCCGCCGGGATCGGGGTCGCCTGGGGCTATCACGCCGCGGAAGAATTGCAGGCTGCGGGTGCGTTTTCCGTCGCCGACCACCCGGGCGAAGTCGCGCCGCTGGCGACCCTTGCGCTGGAGCGTTCGCGTGGTTGA
- a CDS encoding RluA family pseudouridine synthase: MAHDRTFTVSEDDDGIRLDRWFKRHQADVSFNLVSRWARTGQLRVDGKRAEPGDRIASGQEIRIPPAEAQPARATKPQRRREPLTEAEVQLVRSMVIQESADAFVLNKPPGLATQGGTKTTQHLDRLLDGLADDEGHRPKLVHRLDKDTSGAILVARNARAAGLFSKAFSSRTAKKVYWALVVDVPAGEEGVIELPLSKQPGTGGEKMQVDDVNGQPAKTRWRIIERAGNRVAWVELQPLTGRTHQLRVHMAAIGHPIVGDGKYGGPDAYLTGGISRKLHLHARRLRIDAPGGKIDVTAELPDHFAQSLDTLGFEIALGDHLPPRKAEGTPLSPRKPKPQARRGAGRIKPARGGNRAR; the protein is encoded by the coding sequence ATGGCCCATGACCGCACCTTTACCGTATCCGAAGACGACGATGGCATTCGCCTCGACCGCTGGTTCAAGCGGCACCAGGCCGATGTCAGCTTCAACCTCGTCTCGCGCTGGGCGCGCACCGGCCAGCTTCGAGTCGATGGCAAGCGGGCCGAACCGGGCGACCGGATCGCAAGCGGGCAGGAAATCCGCATTCCGCCGGCAGAAGCGCAGCCGGCGCGGGCCACCAAGCCGCAGCGGCGGCGCGAACCGCTGACGGAGGCAGAGGTCCAGCTCGTCCGTTCGATGGTCATCCAGGAAAGCGCCGACGCTTTCGTCCTCAACAAGCCGCCGGGCCTCGCGACTCAGGGCGGCACCAAGACCACGCAGCACCTCGACCGTTTGCTCGACGGCCTGGCCGATGACGAGGGCCATCGTCCGAAGCTCGTCCACCGCCTCGACAAGGACACGTCCGGGGCGATCCTCGTTGCGCGCAACGCGCGCGCCGCCGGCCTCTTTTCCAAGGCTTTCTCCAGCCGCACTGCCAAGAAGGTCTATTGGGCCCTGGTGGTCGACGTGCCGGCCGGCGAAGAAGGCGTCATCGAACTGCCGCTGTCGAAGCAACCCGGCACGGGCGGCGAAAAGATGCAGGTCGACGACGTCAATGGCCAGCCGGCCAAGACCCGCTGGCGGATTATCGAGCGTGCCGGCAACCGCGTCGCCTGGGTTGAGCTGCAGCCGCTGACCGGCCGCACGCACCAGCTGCGCGTGCACATGGCGGCGATCGGCCATCCGATCGTCGGCGACGGCAAGTATGGCGGGCCCGACGCGTACTTGACCGGCGGAATCAGCCGCAAGCTTCACCTTCACGCGCGGCGCCTGCGGATCGACGCACCGGGCGGCAAGATCGACGTCACCGCGGAGCTTCCGGACCATTTCGCCCAATCGCTCGACACGCTCGGCTTCGAAATCGCGCTTGGCGACCACCTGCCGCCGCGCAAGGCGGAGGGCACGCCGTTAAGCCCGCGCAAGCCCAAGCCACAGGCGCGCCGCGGCGCTGGCCGAATCAAGCCGGCGCGCGGTGGAAACAGGGCCCGATGA
- a CDS encoding ribose-phosphate pyrophosphokinase: MSEAGLLADPAEVRAHLIGAAAAGQSLTYSDLLGALGHRFTRPKMRALCKVLAVIDEEAAERGEPELAVLVVRQSDGLPGQGWWVGGGAVQHGYTGIWEGPGAQKLVKTLQGLAFDYWAKHAG, translated from the coding sequence ATGAGCGAGGCCGGCCTGCTGGCCGATCCCGCGGAAGTCCGTGCGCACCTTATCGGCGCCGCAGCCGCGGGCCAGTCCCTGACGTACTCGGATCTGCTCGGCGCGCTCGGGCATCGGTTCACGCGGCCCAAGATGCGCGCCTTGTGCAAAGTGCTCGCCGTCATCGACGAGGAAGCGGCCGAGCGCGGCGAGCCGGAGCTTGCCGTGCTGGTCGTGCGCCAGTCCGACGGCCTGCCCGGCCAAGGCTGGTGGGTTGGCGGCGGCGCGGTCCAGCACGGCTACACTGGAATATGGGAGGGTCCGGGCGCGCAAAAACTCGTCAAAACGCTTCAGGGCCTGGCTTTTGACTATTGGGCGAAGCACGCGGGTTAG
- a CDS encoding DUF4893 domain-containing protein, with product MKFSSFAATAGLALALVLGGCTSSTLKQRRAGASVTVEPERPSDVWKAVATAPDQSRIQRLGLAWQDALIQVKARHARDVAAEGILLKPIAAEPRPQPTPGSYNCRLIKLGRAAKKGPLFEKFKPFFCYVLADDQGTLTIVKQTGSQRPSGQLWDDDGGKRMIFLGSLAIDDEKEPLAYGEDPTRDTAGVFERIAPMRWRLVIPYPRSGAKLEVFELTPVPNQPE from the coding sequence GTGAAGTTTTCTTCCTTTGCGGCAACGGCGGGGCTGGCGTTGGCGCTTGTCCTTGGCGGCTGCACGTCGTCGACGCTCAAGCAGCGCCGTGCCGGGGCATCGGTCACGGTCGAGCCGGAACGGCCGTCCGACGTCTGGAAAGCCGTCGCCACCGCGCCCGACCAGAGCCGGATCCAGCGGCTCGGCCTGGCGTGGCAGGACGCACTGATCCAGGTGAAGGCGCGCCACGCGCGCGACGTCGCGGCGGAAGGCATCTTGCTCAAGCCGATTGCCGCCGAGCCCCGCCCGCAGCCCACCCCGGGCAGTTACAATTGCCGGCTGATCAAGCTTGGCCGCGCCGCGAAGAAGGGCCCGCTGTTCGAGAAGTTCAAACCCTTCTTCTGCTACGTCCTTGCCGACGACCAGGGCACGCTGACGATCGTCAAGCAGACCGGCAGCCAGCGGCCTTCCGGCCAGCTGTGGGACGATGACGGCGGCAAGCGGATGATCTTCCTCGGCAGCCTTGCCATCGACGATGAAAAGGAACCGCTGGCCTACGGCGAGGATCCCACCCGCGACACCGCCGGCGTGTTCGAGCGGATTGCGCCGATGCGGTGGCGCCTGGTCATCCCCTACCCGCGCAGCGGCGCGAAGCTTGAGGTGTTCGAGCTGACCCCGGTGCCCAACCAGCCGGAATGA
- the rarD gene encoding EamA family transporter RarD produces the protein MNPPAPHIAREARRGFWLGVSAYGLWGLLPIYFKALSGVGPVDIVAHRIVWSVPFLLLLLAAFGSIKVAPQVLRNRRTMRLLALTSLLIAVNWLLYVFAVTSGHILAGSLGYYLNPLVNIVLGRVVLKERLSRLQWVAIAVAGAGISGLAVQAAGQLWISLTLAASFATYGLLRKIAEVDATLGLAIETTMLLPFAAVWLAWRAVGGEAVFGASTGDAALLLLAGVATSVPLILFTAAARRLRYSTLGMLQFIAPTLQFVCAVTIYGERFTVWHGIAFGAIWAALALYVASLLHQRPAGGDPGELV, from the coding sequence ATGAACCCTCCAGCACCACACATCGCCCGCGAAGCCCGCCGCGGCTTCTGGCTCGGGGTAAGCGCCTACGGCCTGTGGGGGCTGCTGCCGATCTATTTCAAGGCGCTGTCCGGCGTCGGACCGGTCGACATCGTCGCTCACCGGATCGTCTGGTCCGTCCCGTTTCTGCTGCTCCTGCTCGCCGCGTTCGGCTCGATCAAGGTGGCGCCGCAAGTGCTCCGCAATCGCCGCACGATGCGGTTGCTGGCCCTCACCTCGCTGCTGATCGCGGTCAACTGGCTGCTGTATGTCTTTGCCGTCACCAGCGGGCACATCCTTGCCGGGAGCCTTGGCTATTACCTCAACCCGCTGGTCAACATCGTGCTTGGGCGCGTGGTGTTGAAGGAACGCTTGTCGCGCCTGCAATGGGTTGCAATCGCCGTCGCCGGCGCCGGCATTTCCGGGCTTGCGGTGCAGGCGGCCGGGCAATTGTGGATCAGCCTGACGCTGGCCGCGAGCTTCGCCACCTATGGCCTGCTGCGCAAGATCGCCGAGGTCGACGCGACGCTTGGATTGGCCATCGAGACGACGATGCTGCTGCCGTTCGCCGCGGTATGGCTCGCCTGGCGAGCCGTCGGCGGCGAAGCAGTGTTTGGCGCGTCGACCGGCGATGCGGCGCTGTTGCTGCTCGCTGGCGTGGCGACCAGCGTCCCGCTCATCCTGTTCACAGCGGCCGCCCGCCGGCTGCGCTATTCGACGCTCGGCATGCTGCAGTTCATCGCGCCGACTTTGCAGTTCGTCTGTGCGGTGACGATTTACGGGGAGCGCTTCACCGTGTGGCACGGCATCGCCTTCGGGGCGATCTGGGCAGCGCTGGCGCTGTACGTGGCCTCGCTACTGCATCAGCGCCCGGCAGGCGGCGACCCGGGCGAACTGGTGTGA
- a CDS encoding YdeI/OmpD-associated family protein, with the protein MSRDARIDAYIERAQPFARPILAHIRERVHAAIPDVDETLKWGAPSFTVGGKIVLVMAAFKAHAALNFWRGQELSGGEATPGAMGQFGKLKDVADLPADPELEALIREAAELARSAPAPRQAKAAKTAPEMHPHFAEALAKAPKAQATFDGFSPSCRREYVEWIADAKRDETRAKRIATAVEWLSEGRKRNWKYEKC; encoded by the coding sequence TTGAGCCGCGACGCGCGGATCGACGCCTACATTGAGCGCGCGCAGCCGTTTGCCCGGCCCATCCTCGCCCACATCCGCGAGCGGGTGCACGCGGCGATCCCCGACGTTGACGAAACGCTCAAATGGGGCGCGCCAAGCTTCACCGTAGGCGGCAAGATCGTCCTCGTGATGGCTGCCTTCAAAGCCCATGCGGCGCTCAATTTCTGGCGCGGCCAGGAATTGAGCGGCGGCGAGGCGACGCCGGGGGCCATGGGCCAGTTCGGGAAGCTCAAGGATGTCGCCGATCTTCCCGCGGACCCGGAGCTTGAAGCCCTGATCCGGGAAGCCGCCGAGCTGGCGCGCTCGGCGCCGGCGCCGCGTCAGGCCAAGGCGGCCAAGACGGCGCCGGAGATGCATCCGCACTTTGCCGAGGCGCTGGCCAAGGCGCCGAAAGCGCAAGCGACCTTCGACGGCTTCAGTCCCAGTTGCCGCCGTGAGTATGTCGAATGGATCGCCGACGCCAAGCGCGATGAGACCCGCGCAAAGCGAATCGCCACCGCCGTCGAATGGCTGTCCGAAGGGCGCAAGCGGAACTGGAAATACGAAAAGTGTTGA